A single genomic interval of Pseudodesulfovibrio sp. S3 harbors:
- a CDS encoding bifunctional (p)ppGpp synthetase/guanosine-3',5'-bis(diphosphate) 3'-pyrophosphohydrolase, with protein MIRINEITDKVASYIDNPDLDLIQRAYVFSAQAHDGVVRRSGEPYISHPMNVAYLLADMQLDEATVAAGLLHDTVEDTDTSVDEIEELFGADVADIVDGVTKISKMDFESKAVQQAENIRKLILAMAEDIRVLMVKLADRLHNMRTLEYMKPVKQRLIAQETQDIYAPLANRLGLHRVKTELEDLCLRYLKPDVFDQLSEAVSEHRAAGEPYIEKVIGLINEMFKKNRIKGRVFGRTKHLHSIHVKMEQQELTFDEIFDLIAFRIVLKSLKDCYAVLGLIHAAWRPVPGRFKDYISIPKANMYQSLHSTVIGPDGERIEFQIRTEEMHQIAENGVAAHWQYKEVGKGAKRGKTAGRRDAERYSWLKQIMDWQRELSDPREFMSSLRLEMFQEEVYVFTPNGDIKELPEGATPVDFAYAIHSEVGDKCAGAKVNGRIVPLHSTLKNGDSVEVITDKNRVPSRDWLKFVKTAKARTRIKHYIRTVEMERAISLAKDMLEKEGRRVGINVQKALKDRDFLQLAAEFNCGSVDELLAQIGFSRFTPRKVLKRFYALMHPGEALDERKIKDKAEAEARSEAEAESAAGTSAKKKPKTEGLQISGVDNVLVRFASCCNPLPGEPILGYITRGRGVTVHRIDCPNISNFEDERLIQVNWEGVEEKPYPAKVKIKCLNKPGMLGKICSMLAEMEVNIDHGNFESKVDGTSILNFTVEVTDLNQLYSALAEVKKLKAVKEALRVS; from the coding sequence ATGATTCGCATCAATGAGATCACCGACAAGGTGGCGTCATATATCGACAACCCCGATCTGGATCTGATTCAGCGGGCGTATGTCTTTTCCGCCCAGGCCCATGACGGCGTGGTTCGGCGGTCCGGGGAGCCGTATATTTCCCACCCCATGAATGTGGCCTATCTTCTTGCGGACATGCAGCTTGACGAGGCCACGGTGGCTGCAGGGCTTTTGCATGACACCGTGGAGGATACCGATACCTCCGTTGACGAGATCGAAGAGCTGTTCGGGGCCGATGTGGCCGATATCGTGGACGGGGTGACCAAGATCAGCAAGATGGATTTCGAGTCCAAGGCCGTGCAGCAGGCGGAGAACATCCGCAAGCTCATACTGGCCATGGCCGAGGATATCCGTGTGCTCATGGTCAAGTTGGCCGACAGGCTCCACAATATGCGCACGCTGGAATATATGAAGCCGGTCAAGCAGCGGCTCATTGCCCAGGAAACGCAGGATATCTATGCTCCCCTGGCCAACCGGCTGGGTCTGCATCGGGTCAAGACCGAGCTGGAAGATCTTTGTCTGCGGTATCTGAAACCGGACGTTTTCGATCAACTTTCTGAAGCCGTATCCGAACACCGGGCAGCCGGTGAGCCGTATATCGAGAAGGTCATTGGGCTTATCAACGAGATGTTCAAGAAGAACCGGATAAAGGGCCGGGTCTTCGGGCGCACCAAACACCTGCATTCCATCCATGTGAAGATGGAACAGCAGGAATTGACCTTCGATGAGATATTCGACCTGATAGCATTTCGCATCGTTTTGAAATCCTTGAAGGACTGCTATGCTGTGCTGGGCCTTATTCATGCGGCCTGGCGGCCCGTTCCCGGTCGGTTCAAGGACTATATTTCCATTCCCAAGGCGAACATGTACCAGTCGCTTCACTCCACGGTCATAGGCCCGGACGGTGAGCGTATCGAATTCCAGATTCGTACTGAAGAGATGCATCAGATCGCAGAAAACGGTGTGGCCGCCCACTGGCAGTACAAGGAAGTGGGTAAGGGGGCCAAGCGAGGCAAGACAGCGGGCAGACGCGATGCCGAACGGTATTCCTGGCTCAAACAGATCATGGATTGGCAGCGGGAACTGTCTGATCCGCGTGAATTCATGTCCTCTCTGCGGCTGGAGATGTTTCAGGAAGAGGTTTACGTATTCACGCCCAACGGTGACATCAAGGAATTGCCCGAAGGCGCCACGCCTGTGGACTTTGCCTATGCCATCCATTCCGAGGTCGGGGACAAATGCGCTGGTGCCAAGGTCAATGGCCGTATCGTGCCTCTCCATTCCACGCTCAAGAACGGTGATTCCGTTGAGGTCATCACGGACAAGAACCGGGTGCCCAGTCGGGACTGGCTCAAGTTCGTCAAGACCGCCAAGGCCCGCACCCGGATCAAGCATTATATCCGTACCGTTGAGATGGAGCGTGCCATCAGTCTGGCCAAGGACATGCTGGAGAAGGAAGGGCGTCGGGTCGGCATCAACGTTCAGAAGGCCCTCAAGGACAGGGACTTCCTGCAACTGGCCGCAGAGTTCAACTGTGGGAGTGTGGATGAACTCCTGGCCCAGATAGGTTTTTCCCGGTTCACGCCGCGCAAGGTGCTCAAGCGGTTCTATGCCCTCATGCATCCCGGCGAAGCCTTGGACGAGCGCAAGATCAAGGACAAGGCGGAAGCCGAGGCCCGTTCAGAAGCCGAAGCGGAATCGGCTGCCGGGACCAGCGCCAAGAAGAAGCCCAAGACAGAAGGGCTGCAAATTTCCGGCGTTGACAATGTGCTTGTCCGTTTTGCCAGTTGCTGCAATCCCCTGCCGGGTGAGCCCATTCTGGGATATATCACCCGTGGCCGCGGCGTTACCGTACATCGTATCGATTGCCCCAACATCTCCAATTTTGAAGATGAGCGTCTCATTCAGGTAAACTGGGAAGGGGTCGAGGAGAAACCGTATCCGGCCAAAGTCAAGATCAAGTGTCTGAACAAGCCGGGGATGCTCGGCAAGATATGCTCCATGTTGGCCGAAATGGAAGTCAATATCGACCACGGCAACTTCGAGTCCAAGGTGGACGGCACCTCTATCTTGAATTTTACCGTGGAGGTCACGGATCTCAACCAGCTTTATTCGGCCCTGGCCGAGGTGAAAAAGCTCAAGGCGGTCAAGGAAGCCCTGCGCGTTTCCTAG